The genomic stretch aaacatCAACTCATGTCTAAAACATTTCCAGAAACaatatttatcaaacaccttttccgtttctatttctagaaacaagtatTATCAAACACCTCCTtttccgtttctgccgtttcttccgtttcttgaaatagaaaagacaaaaacgttatcaaacgggccctaaaaaACCGACTAGTTTATAGTTGGTCATTGAAATATGATtgagaggaagatgaagaagaatgagaCAAGGAATATGCAGGAGAAAACAAAATGCAAATTGATGGTGGATCTGAGATTCTGAGCAAGTGGAGATGGTTGTTGTTGCAGGAAGCTTCGCAAGTTAATTAacaaggaaaacccaaatcaataCGACAGACCATACCAAATTTCAATCACATGTCGTTTAATTTAGATTTTCAAAAAGTTGAGGGATCACGGAATTTATAGTCAATTATCCTCCTTCGAAGCAAGCAGAGCAGAGCAGAGCAGTGGCTGGGGTGAGAGTGAGACCTGTGAGGGCCATCCgtccaaggaaaaaagaaagagagaaaaagttttagtaagaaaagaaaagaaagagttttagtaaaACAAGGAAAGTAGATCAAATTAATAtgtgatattaaaaaaaaaaagaattggtaaaatagagagagagagagagagagagagagagagaataatataaagggtaccaaaaagttaagaaaattaaaaaagagataatgaagaagaaaggatgtcaagtgaaagattatTTACAActtcatgcttttatataataataataataataataataataataataatatcaacaacatagtatgatatataatgACGATTCCCATCACCACGTATGTCATGAATGTCAAACTACGATTGATTTGATTCTCAAATCTTTTGAGATACGTAGGCAATCGGGCGACCTTATGCTTTGGTCTAATTATTCTCCCTTTTACCTTTTTTACTCTCGCTTATGCATATTGAGTTgcttgcatatatatatatatatatatatatatattcatgcaactaatattttcattcaAATAGTTATACCATGCAAGTGTAGTCTCtaggtcattttttttttcataaaacaagagattttttcttcttcttctttttttttttttttatcaaacaaGAGAGATACATGAATGTTAGAATTAGAGATACCGATAAGTTTGTTGTACATATCCTTGAATGCTAATTGTGTCATAATAGAAACCACGTCGTTAGTAGGCCTGAACCAAAAAGAGAGGCACCACGTTCTAAAGCCGTGATGTGGTTCTTAAGTTAAAAAATAATTGTTCTAACTCCATTGAGTTGCTCCACACTTCTTTAAATATTCCACCCATCCAAGCATGCCTGCTTTAACCCAAGAAGAAAACCCCCCGTGTTGGCTTTGTAGTTTTTCCTATCATCAAATAGTTAGCGGTCAATGAGACACATTTTCCTTTATGAATAATACAATTAGCCCATCCAGATATATTGTTACAAATAGTTGAGACAAAAATCATGGTGGGGAAATCTAGGTTGGGGAAATAGGGTCGTCCaaacttggttttttttttttttttttggggaggggtgGTGGTGTGGGGTTCACCTGAGAATGTTGGTTTACTTAGGAATGTTGTGGAATTGATACTAACCACTGATTTGCAGAAGAAATAATGGAATGAGGATTTGGTTTATCCTTAGTAAATGTAGCTTTGTTTCTACGTGTCCATAGAAAGTAGCATATGGTAACGAAGATAGTGAAAATATTATTACGATAATTGTGGGGGAAAGTATTAGAGCAAAAGTCCCTTGAGCACTAGCTCAGCCATTGCTTCTttggtctacgatcagctagCGCTCAATGCTTTGTTCCAATAGAGTCTAAGGCAAAGTTAAAGTGGTTTGTTGTGCCTACTTTACCTACTTGAAGAAAGTGAACGAACAACATTTCGGGGTGAGGGTCTTTCATTAAAGGGGGAAAGAGGGGTGGGGCTTTGTCCGAGGAGGAGGCTTGCGTAGTGGGTTTTCAGTTCGAAATCCCATGTGACTAGCTGCCCAGATTCTCTTTATAAAGTCACTGGAAATAAAGTTATGCCAGATGGATTCAGGTTTATTACGGAAAAATCCATAAATAGGATCAATATTCATCAATTTCCCCCATCATATACTTTCGGGAGAATCCTCCATAATCTTGTCTCTTCAAAAAGCGCTTAAAATTTGGGTTTATTTGAAGTTTCTAGCATAATCACCACCTATATGAGCAAAGAGACAAGTAAGTACACatatttgagattccaattggGTTAGTATTCAAACTATGTTTCAAAAATTTAACAACCTTTTTGGTGGTAGAGGCCCCTTTTTTCTAGAGGTGGCACCACCATTTAGCAACCCAGAACCATAGTCTCCACTTAATGCACAGATGAAGAATCGAACCTGGGATTGtacgcctatccacacaatccccaattcgctcTTACCAACGGGGCAACCCACGGATAGATGTGATGTAGGTTCTAAGCTTCTATCTTAGTAAGTATAACAACATCCAAATCATTAtccaacttaatagggtcgaTCACATAGAGATTTCAAGCAAGGATGAGCGGGAGGaaacatgcaaaaagattgatgagttatgactaattataataagtgtctaCTGTCAACCTGACACACTACTATAAATTAGCCATGGACTTATAACGAAAGTTCATAATAAGGTACTGACTGTCTACCTGACATGCCATATAGATAAATCAAGCCAAAACATACTACATGCAGTAcatccaccaccaagacaatccatcacccaacctacttttatgaaaagaggaatgaaataacaaattctTAACAACTTTCCTAAGCATGAAAGTAGCAACTCGAATATACAAATTCCACATTGAAAACTAGATACACAACACACAACTTCGTATTGAAAACTAAAATAAGCAACCCCCAAGTCAAGCCAGAGGTATCTATAAATAGCGGTTCAATGCACCAACATAAAGCCCACTACCACAAGCAAACCAAATAGAACTCACTTACGTTACGTCCACCACCAAAACAATCCACCATCAAGCCTActaaaattgatttaaaaaaaaaagggtagtttTGCACCCCCGCCCTCCCAAGAATGTAGTAGGTTTTATACGATGATCATAGGCGATCCATGTACTTGAAGGGGTGATTACAAGGAAAGGAAACAATCTCATCAATCATAAGATTCTGTATATTCATCTACTGGCATTGTCTTACCTGCTGATTTTATTCCTGAAGTTCCTGCTCTTGATCGAATCTTGTTCATCACGGATGGAAGCTTTGACCAAGCATTTCTTTGAATGGTCACTTACCATTATTATCACAGGGTCAACTCAAGAGGCAGGCAGAAGCAGAGGCAAGAACTGCCCAACAGAGACTCCATCGAGCAGTTGGTGTGGGAAAGAAGTGTATACAAGTATGGACTGGTGCAGAGACAGTTTGTTCAGTGGGTATATCAAGCTATGGCTGTGGGAGTTATTCCCATTTTATTTGATATCATCACTCTATCAAGACACTGTTCTGGTGCATGTACATTTTGTTAAACAGCCCCAGGGATAAATTTTTTGGCACATGATCTAGCTACTAGAGCGCAACACACACATACACcccacacacatacacacacacactctatTGCCCACTGTCTTTCTGATGTGAACTTTTTAAGGTAATGGTAGTTTTCATTTCCAtccaaaagaaggggaagaaggggaGCAGATTAAGAAGTAGGTATTGCATGGAAGGTGACGTGGCATTCGATCCAGGGTTTTGGCTATATCCTGTACAAAACCTGACTGACTGGAAGCTGGTAACTTCTGTGATTAGCATCCCTAAGCTATATGAAACACCCATAAATAACAAATGCAGTAACAAGATAACTGctcttaaacaaaaaaaaagaagtgtttttttcccaaattttgTCCAACATGGTTGTACAATTTCTTTTGCTTTAGACAAATTCATGGAAAATATAATCTATTTAAACAGACGTAAGAGGCCATGAAGAAAAGGGTAAAGAAAGATTATCTCTTAACCGAGGGCAAAAAATCTAGATAATACTACTGCTACAAAACTCTTCCATCAGTCAAAATGGGAAGTAATCTGATACAAAACTCTAGCATCAGCAACTCCTTCAACAAAATGATACCAATTTGCAGTGACACGGGATGAGAAGATGTCAATGCCTACCCACATCTGGATGACAAAGAAACAACACTGCTGCACCTCTAAGTCTAGCTTCTCATCCAATGGTACAATACACCTTGTGTTGCAAAATCTTGCATCATCCCATTCAGTCGTACCATGCATTTACATATGTAAGAACCTTGCATCTATGATCTTAGGGCCATAGGAAATCACATTGTTCCACAGATGAGCTCCTGACCTTGTACTGTTCACGAAATCTTTCTAGAGAGGTTTTTCAATCCTGATCCAATGCACTTGAGTATAACTGTTCCAGTTGTAGGCTCCGGTGTGATAACAAACTTCACGCCTAGGAAATCTCTGATATGTCTGAGTGTCTCAATGCCATAAGGTGAGAGCTTCCCAACACGTACCTTAGAAACATCTTGAGGGCATAACGCACAAAGGAGAAACAGCAAGCCCTGCGAAACAaatccaataaataaataacccattTGATTGACTAGAAAACTGACAGAAACATGGAAACCCTAGTACAGAACTTCAAGCAATAAAGTACGATTTCTAAAATAGTTCACACTTGTCAGAAAATCATGTCCaaaaaatgggggaaaaaaattgtcCATTATGGCTCTGTTTGGCTGCAAGGGGaattgaagggaagggaaaattTCCAACATTCCATATTtgtttattaaatttcactttactctgcatccaaaaccctttgctataaaatgtaaaattacatgtaaaatgtattcttactaaatatggtaagaaatttaagtggTTATACAATCACATAGGGTAACGATTACTAAAGTTTCTTGcttaagtttgaaattttcacttcccttccctttaaattttccttgcaatcaaaGATAGCCTATATTTTAAATTCACTTGTCTGCATTTTATATATGTATGAACTGATTATTCACACACATTCTTCTGTAAGTGAAATACACAGCACTTTATCTGGTTCTAAGAAAACATTCATCTGTTTTCACAGCAAATGTGTGGCTGTACAAGAAGTTACATAGCCATTACCACTGTGAACTTGGCAAGAGCTCTTTGCAGGACTCCAGTTCAATAGAGGTATTGATGAAATCACAACAAAAATGCACATGCTGCTTTTTAAGGAAAAATGTGTTAGGGTGGCAAGAAATTGGACAAATCCAGGATTAGTATATATGCCtatctgtaaaaaaaaaaaaaaaaaaaaaaaagaggccgGGGTGGGGTGCTAAGCTCCAACCTAGTAGTTATTACGCAATTCAAACCAACCAAGCTAATGCTCGACTTACAAGTGGGATAAACCACTCACATATCCTAGGACTGAGATTCACCACACCCACGAGCAAGGAATGTCATCGAGTACCGTCAGATGACCAAGGAGAAGGGAATTTTCGAATTTGTCAACAGGGTACGGGAGTTTGTTGATGGGACaagcatagttatcaaggcaagAAGGCGACGGAGGATGGTAAAAAATCACAGCGACGCCTAGGAAACCAAGGTGCCAGTCCAGGATGAACCGCCTTGtcacctaggcgatgccttgataACTACAGGGACAGTCCCATTTTATGGTCACATCACCAGCGGGCAAGGGATTCTTCCCACCTgactggtgaaggaaaacttttgcctAATATCCTAACATAACTAATTTGGACAAACCAGACTGAATTGTCAGAATAACACATATGAACTCAATCAAGTATTTAATTCAGATAAAGACCTAGTTGGTCCAGACCTAGACACCGGACAGGTGAGACCTTATTGTTGACTAATGAGTTAGACAAAATAATGATatgcctaatttttttttccgcaCTAAAAATAGGCAAGAAACTAGTTTAACCAACAAAAaggcaaaataataataataataataattaataaaaaaaattattattattattattattattattattattaaaaaaatctatctCAGACTTGTCTCACAATATTTAAGTGTTgttaaaaatggaaaacagCCCAACAGAACAttttaaagcaaaaaaatagGGCCAAAACATCAAGTACATTACCAATTCAATTATTTCTTTTAAACCCCTATAACAGACAAAGAGAAAGATACCATAATAACCCAAAGCAGACGTACCTGGTGTGTTGAATCCACCACTCCCCCTTGCTCTATCTCTCCAAGCAGCACTGAAGCAATCTGTTCACCAACATCCTCAGGACGCATCAGCTCTTCCTGCTCCTCATCTCCAAGAACATCTGTGTCCTTCCCCCTTGCATGACAAACTGCAGTATCAGCAGAGAAGAAGCAGCCAGATGTAATCTCGGCAACCAAAGAAATGCCATAGCCAGGTGATCTGTCAAGGTATCAAACTTTACATGAGCTCAAATACATATAAAATGACAAATAATTTAGAAGTATCTACCTAGAGATAAACTCAAGTACTGAGGCAGGGGATTTCCTTCCATTAATCGGTTCTATGGACAAAACCCCACTTAACATAAAAGATGAAATTAGATAACAAACCATACTTTCCAGCCTGTGAACCAGATTTATGGTCAGTAGCTATGTGAACATCAGGAAGCAATCGATTGAAGATTCCACGAGCTGCATGAATCATAGTGTTCTCAAACTGAGAGGTGACTCTTGTAGAAAATGTTACTCCTCTTATCCTCTTAACCATTCCTTCATCAACCCAAGTAATTGCCTGCAGTAAAAATATAGCATTGAAGGGAGGAAGAATCGATGAAACAACTATTTACcattgttggaaaaccaggttttgacTTGGGTGAGCCGCCCAAGTTGGGttaaaaagaaaatgggaaTCCTGGTAGTCACATAGAATCGCTCaggtataaaaaataaaaaggactcCATCTCAGTGACCACAATTTTCAATTGACTAggagtccctctctctctctctctctccccatggCTGAAGGGAAACTCGGTCCTACCTAAATGGTTAAGAATGTTTGTAATCTACACATCGGACAACTAAGATCCATCCCACCATCGGCCACTGTGACTCAAAAATGAAAGCTTCAGTAGACATTTTTCTTACCGTATCACTCAGAATCTCAGAATAAGCCACTGAgatttaaatgaaatttttaaaaagataaaatctcAAACCTGCCTACtgaaaaaaaccagaaaatgaaAAGGATTTACTGTTGCTCAGGTAACCGCTCAGGATTGAGCACCACATCAGCACCCAAATGAATGCTTTCGATCAATTCTTCTAGGCTCATCATTGCAACACATCAGCAAaactggaaaaaataaaaaaaaaaaaaaaaaaaaagaaaaaaaaaagaagagacagTGCAGAGAGAGACTTGGAATCATATTTAACCTCAGAAAGGCAAATGATCTGTTACAACTTTACAACGAGCAAACCCATTTGATGATCCAATGGATCTTAAATCAGGCACAAATacagaaattaaagaaagatggaaattttgaaaaaaagaatttaaaatcatcaaaatccttTTGCTGAAATGGGAGGAACTCGGAAGTTAAAACTCCAGCTTTGTTTGGTTACACCCTATTACtggatcctcatcttcttcatctctggCTACCGTTCAACAACGCTTGCAGTCGCCAAAGCAAGAAAATGAGGGAACAGATTGATCATGCCAAGAAATTACAGTTTCTTCCACTTCTTCTAAGATTTTTGCCATGCCATTTCAGAGTAAAGAGAGGACTCTTGGACTCTTGGACTCTTGGGCTCTTGGGTAATGTAAAATCATATTACATTCGTAAATAAGAGAAAGACTGCATTGTTATTTGGTTTCCAACGAGTCAACTGGAATAACAGATAGAAAATGATATATTTAATGACCAGAATCATCTACAGTGTACACCATACACAGTGGTTTTCCAACAATGCTCTTTACTACTAAATAAACTAATAAAGAAAACTCCCATAAACACAAGGACTCACAAATAAACCAATAAAGCAAACTCCCATAAACACAAGGACTCACCGATAAACTATTTTGAATCATAGGGACTGCGAGAATGACTTCACCACCACCCTCAGGAGGACTTCCACGGCTCTCAATTTTTAGATCCAAACCTTCTGAAGGAACTCCAAAGCGCTTGAGCATAGGAAGAGTAGTTGACCGGAAAGTATCAACAGATGGATCCTTGGAATCATTTGTAATTCCTGTAATCAAACAATTATTCAACAAGTGAAAACGGACTGACAAGGTAAGTTTTCTGAAAAGGAGAATACTTCACATAGTATAAGTTATAAGGGATGCAACTTTATCCTCTAACTAAAGAGAACCTAGAGAATGTAAGGCAATGACTGAAGGATGAATGTGCTTACGTGCTTAGTAAGTGTGGTAGTTCTGAGAAGACTAGGACTAGGTTATGCTACAAAATGAAAGGAAGTAGCAGTGATTCCTCAAAGGTTGACTGAAGGCACCTCCAATGTGGGGAGTTAGATGAGAATACAAAACATCTTTCTAGCAACAAGTATCAAATCTGGCTCTTAGGAGACAGAGCATTGGAAAGGTcaattgaaagagagactgCGAGGAGGGGCACCTTTGGCTTATCAATGTCCACAAATTGAAAACCCACCACCGGTTTGGCGACCTATGTCTGGAAATCAAATTTTCTTATCCCAGAACAGAGCATCTAAAACAATCCTCGACTTTGGACAACATTCTAGAATCACAGCTTTGTCAAAAGTCTAAAAAGATGGCACTGTCAGCTAAATGAAATTTTCGGTGTAATGCAACTAATTAAATAAGCACAGAAACTGAATCTGAAGCTAACTGAAGAAACTGAAGAGACTACATGTCAAAGTAATAAACGGAGAAAATACAGGTTGAGcgggtgaaaaaaaaagaaaaaagttcgAACCTTTGAGCTTTATCGAGAGGGGCTTCTTCCCGAACAGACCTAGAACGACCAGAGGCTCCAGGAAATACCCAATGGATCGACTGAGACCGCAGTCATGCACGAGATGCCTCCCGCCCATCAAAATTCCCGGCTTGTACTTTAATTTTGTTCCTGtaacacaaaagaatgaaacaaaaaaagtccataacaataaaccataaaccctaaactaaaaacAAAAGTTATGGGATAAGCGCTATACCGGTTTCGTTGATTTCAACGACACAGTCGTCACTAATCTTCTCAAGTAATCGGAGGAAAGAGATCTCGTGAGGCCGGAGACCAGGCCATGTGTCGTCCGGTCGAATGTCTTCAATGAGGACGGCAGTGCCTGCGAGGGTCGAGAGAAGGAGGCGCTGCCTGAGCTGTTGGCTCCCTTTAAGCCTCATGTACGACGTTTTCACCATTGTTGCTTCTTGCCGCCGCCCCTGCTACTGCTTCTTTAGGGCTCTCTCAAGAACCTGAGACGACTACGACCTTGTGGACCTGTGTTCCTTATGTTTAGTTGTGATTTATTTAagtaaaatagttttttaaataaatttaatatTACATTGTAAAAACTATTTTATTTAATGTTATACTGTAAACCGTAAATAGCTAAACCAAACCGGTTCGGATTCTCCGAGTTCCGACCTTTTCCCTCCCACTGGCAAGGTCTTAGCTCATTTTGGCGCTAGGTTTTGAAACCAGAGACAACCCAAGAGAAGTGAAGGCAAGACTGGAGTTAGCTAGAGCTGGACATGGCATATGCAGGTGGTGGAGGTGCGCCAGGGCTTGGGGGACTGTCATCGTCCTCGTCGACGTCGACGTCGATAAGACAGGTGAAGCTGGACAAGGAGTGCGAGCTGAGGATCGAAGTCGGTATTGAATCTCCTCTTCGTCTCCGTCTTCTCACCGGCACTGCAGAAATCTTTGGCACCGAACTCCCTCCTGAAATTTGGCTTACTTTCCCTCCTCGTCTCAAGTTCGCCGTAAGcaatcctttctttctccactgctctttttctctaattttccCACTCTATAATCGAAAATTCCAAACGGTTGAATCATCAATTGACCTATCATATATCAGGTTTTCACTTGGTATGGCGCCACAATTGAAATGGATGGGACTACTGAGACTGATTATACTGCAGATGAGGTGTGCTTCGTTGTTCTGCTACATTTTAACTACCTGTATTGGGCAATAGATTCTTTAACCAAAACCTTctcaaataaatttttatttgtagTTTGTTTGTTATTATGGTTGCTTCCTTGATGAATAATGCCTTTCTAATGTTTGATTTAGACACCTATGATAAGCTATGTGAATGTACATGCCATACTGGAAGGGCGAAGAAATCGTGCCAAAGCATCCTCAAGCAGTGACTCTGATTCTTCTCAGGTATTGTTACCCATGAATGACAGGTCACAGGTACCTTGTAAAAAGGTATTTTCATTAATTGTGAAAATTTTAGGTATGT from Macadamia integrifolia cultivar HAES 741 chromosome 14, SCU_Mint_v3, whole genome shotgun sequence encodes the following:
- the LOC122060479 gene encoding probable RNA 3'-terminal phosphate cyclase-like protein; protein product: MVKTSYMRLKGSQQLRQRLLLSTLAGTAVLIEDIRPDDTWPGLRPHEISFLRLLEKISDDCVVEINETGTKLKYKPGILMGGRHLVHDCGLSRSIGYFLEPLVVLGLFGKKPLSIKLKGITNDSKDPSVDTFRSTTLPMLKRFGVPSEGLDLKIESRGSPPEGGGEVILAVPMIQNSLSAITWVDEGMVKRIRGVTFSTRVTSQFENTMIHAARGIFNRLLPDVHIATDHKSGSQAGKSPGYGISLVAEITSGCFFSADTAVCHARGKDTDVLGDEEQEELMRPEDVGEQIASVLLGEIEQGGVVDSTHQGLLFLLCALCPQDVSKVRVGKLSPYGIETLRHIRDFLGVKFVITPEPTTGTVILKCIGSGLKNLSRKIS